A window of the Blattabacterium cuenoti genome harbors these coding sequences:
- the atpA gene encoding F0F1 ATP synthase subunit alpha → MSDIKYSEISSILKEELSNFKFESKLSEFGVIVQIGDGVVRSFGLNSAFYGELVEFNDGIKGMVLNLEEDHVSIVLLSSSKNLKEGDIVKRTGKIFSIKVGENMLGRVVDVLGNPIDGKGPIKGKLFEMPLERKAPGVIYREPVQEPLQTGIKFIDSMIPIGRGQRELIIGDRQTGKTTIAIDTIINQKRFFEKNEPVYCIYVAISQKGSNIARISKILQEKGAMSYTIIVSATSSDPVSMQVFAPFSGTAIGEYFRDTGRSSLVVYDDLSKQAVSYREISLLLRRPPGREAYPGDVFYLHSRLLERAAKIIKDQKMAEKMNDIPSSIRKKIKGGGSLTALPIIETQSGDISSYIPTNVISITDGQIFLEKDLFHSGVRPAINESISVSRVGGSAQIQSMRKISGTLKLDQAQFRELESFSKFGSELDSSTMNILKKGKINIEILKQPPHTPYDIADQIAIIYAGTKNLLQKIPIDKISDFEKEYLFYLKEKHENVLNFLRNGIFNEKISDILEKVALELSDKYVS, encoded by the coding sequence ATGTCAGATATAAAATATTCTGAAATATCATCAATTCTTAAGGAAGAATTATCGAATTTTAAATTTGAATCAAAATTATCCGAATTTGGTGTAATTGTTCAAATAGGAGATGGAGTCGTTAGATCTTTTGGACTAAATTCTGCATTTTATGGAGAATTAGTAGAATTCAATGATGGAATAAAAGGTATGGTTCTCAACCTAGAAGAAGATCATGTAAGTATCGTTTTACTTAGTTCATCCAAAAATTTGAAAGAAGGAGATATAGTAAAAAGAACTGGAAAAATTTTTTCTATTAAAGTAGGGGAAAATATGTTAGGTCGTGTTGTAGATGTATTAGGAAATCCTATAGATGGAAAAGGCCCTATAAAAGGAAAATTATTTGAAATGCCTTTGGAAAGAAAAGCTCCAGGTGTTATTTATAGAGAACCTGTTCAAGAACCACTTCAAACGGGTATAAAATTTATAGATTCCATGATCCCCATAGGAAGAGGACAAAGAGAATTAATTATTGGAGACAGACAAACTGGAAAAACAACTATAGCTATTGATACGATTATTAATCAAAAAAGATTTTTTGAAAAAAATGAACCTGTTTATTGCATTTATGTAGCCATTAGTCAAAAAGGTTCTAATATTGCGAGAATTTCAAAAATTTTGCAAGAAAAGGGAGCCATGTCTTATACAATTATAGTATCTGCAACTTCTTCTGATCCAGTTTCCATGCAAGTTTTTGCTCCTTTTTCTGGAACTGCTATAGGAGAATATTTCCGGGATACAGGTCGTTCTTCTTTAGTTGTATATGATGATCTTTCAAAACAAGCAGTTTCTTATAGGGAAATATCCCTATTACTACGACGTCCACCTGGTAGAGAAGCCTATCCAGGAGATGTTTTTTATTTACACTCTCGTCTTTTAGAACGAGCTGCTAAAATTATAAAAGATCAAAAAATGGCTGAGAAAATGAACGATATCCCATCTTCTATTAGAAAAAAAATAAAAGGTGGAGGTTCTTTAACTGCATTGCCTATTATTGAAACTCAATCTGGAGATATTTCTTCTTATATTCCTACTAATGTTATTTCTATTACAGATGGACAGATTTTTTTAGAAAAAGATTTATTTCATTCTGGAGTTCGTCCTGCAATTAATGAAAGTATATCTGTTTCTCGTGTAGGTGGATCTGCACAAATTCAATCTATGAGAAAAATATCTGGAACTTTAAAATTAGATCAAGCTCAATTTAGAGAATTAGAATCTTTTTCAAAATTTGGTTCTGAACTAGATTCATCTACTATGAATATCTTAAAGAAAGGAAAAATTAATATAGAAATATTAAAACAACCTCCTCATACGCCTTATGATATAGCGGATCAAATAGCTATTATTTATGCTGGAACTAAGAATTTACTTCAAAAAATTCCTATTGATAAAATTTCAGATTTTGAAAAAGAATATCTTTTCTATTTAAAAGAAAAACATGAAAATGTATTAAATTTTTTAAGAAATGGAATTTTTAACGAAAAAATATCTGATATTTTAGAAAAAGTAGCCTTAGAACTAAGTGATAAATACGTTTCTTAA
- the atpB gene encoding F0F1 ATP synthase subunit A — MISKKIIYFLFFFLFLFFESSAYNQKKNKKSENKNQENIANIILDHVSDSHEWHVAGTHNHGIIFSLPVILWNTGLEIFSSSKFSCHHVVKGKYGYYKMFREKIYKTNSLGLLYIDPKGIPKNDKPWDFSVTKNVVSIFISYFLLSYIFIKMKRSYINYQTKWSLGIVLEFLILFIRDEVAIPNIGNKKYKIFLPFLLTSFFFILINNLLGIIPGFPNVTGNINITLMLAIMTFIVSNINANTNYWKHIFWMPGVPMGIRLLLAPIEFIGVFIRPLTLCIRLFANITAGHIIILSFICLIFIFKSFFIAGFSIIFGFFISMLEIMVAFLQAFIFTTLSALLIGMAVKNYDHDHDNKTH; from the coding sequence ATGATTTCAAAAAAAATAATATATTTTTTATTCTTTTTTTTATTTTTATTTTTTGAATCTTCTGCTTATAATCAAAAAAAGAATAAAAAAAGTGAAAATAAAAATCAAGAAAATATAGCTAATATTATTTTGGATCATGTAAGTGATTCTCATGAATGGCATGTTGCAGGTACTCACAATCATGGAATTATTTTTTCTTTACCAGTTATTTTATGGAATACTGGACTAGAAATTTTTTCTTCCTCTAAATTTTCATGTCATCATGTAGTAAAAGGAAAATATGGATATTATAAAATGTTTCGAGAAAAAATATATAAGACTAATTCTCTTGGATTATTATATATAGATCCTAAAGGGATTCCAAAAAATGATAAACCTTGGGATTTTTCTGTTACAAAAAATGTGGTATCTATTTTTATATCCTATTTTTTGTTGTCTTATATTTTTATAAAAATGAAACGTAGTTATATTAATTATCAAACTAAATGGAGTTTAGGAATTGTTTTAGAATTCCTAATTTTATTTATACGGGATGAAGTTGCAATTCCTAATATTGGAAATAAAAAATATAAAATTTTTCTTCCTTTTTTGTTAACATCCTTTTTTTTTATATTGATTAACAATTTACTAGGTATTATTCCAGGATTTCCAAATGTAACAGGAAATATTAATATTACATTAATGTTAGCTATTATGACTTTTATTGTTAGTAATATAAATGCAAATACAAATTATTGGAAACATATTTTTTGGATGCCAGGAGTTCCAATGGGAATTAGATTATTATTAGCTCCTATCGAATTTATTGGAGTTTTTATACGTCCACTAACTTTATGTATTCGTTTGTTTGCTAATATTACTGCCGGACACATAATTATTTTAAGTTTTATTTGTCTCATTTTTATTTTCAAAAGTTTTTTTATAGCTGGTTTCTCCATAATTTTCGGTTTTTTTATTTCTATGTTAGAAATTATGGTAGCCTTCTTACAAGCTTTTATTTTTACAACTTTGTCTGCCTTACTTATAGGAATGGCTGTTAAAAATTATGACCATGATCATGACAATAAAACGCATTAA
- the atpG gene encoding ATP synthase F1 subunit gamma has translation MSNPKEIKRKILSIESVIKTTEAMKMISIVKLRKTKDLLMQVKIYLNYIETILLDLLFIESECKENFEKNQYFYGVGNMKLFIVFTSDRGLCGSFNSSIFEKINHLFQKKGYLHNECVFFSIGKKGFDFLCKKYNMYNKNWIGNDLSNRKIQLLVSELIYDFYKKKFSSIYLIYNNLKKSLFQEINIERFLPITTKNFKKKKLRSSYILEPYQKKILNFIIPKFLNAKLLKIFWESTTAEHTARMISMHKATENASDIKHDLILNYNKERQTTITKEILEIISGLESLNKKT, from the coding sequence ATGTCTAACCCAAAAGAAATCAAGAGAAAAATATTATCTATAGAATCAGTTATAAAAACTACAGAAGCAATGAAAATGATTTCTATAGTAAAATTACGAAAAACAAAAGATTTACTTATGCAAGTAAAAATTTATTTGAATTATATAGAGACGATTCTTTTAGATCTTTTGTTTATAGAATCAGAATGCAAAGAAAATTTTGAAAAAAATCAATATTTTTATGGAGTAGGAAACATGAAATTATTTATTGTATTTACTTCTGATCGTGGTTTATGTGGCTCTTTTAATTCTTCAATTTTTGAAAAAATTAATCATCTTTTTCAAAAAAAAGGATATTTACATAATGAATGTGTGTTTTTTTCTATTGGAAAAAAAGGATTTGATTTTTTATGTAAGAAATATAATATGTACAACAAAAATTGGATCGGAAATGATTTATCGAATCGGAAAATTCAACTTTTAGTATCAGAGTTAATTTATGATTTTTATAAAAAAAAATTTTCTTCTATTTATTTAATATACAATAATTTAAAAAAATCATTATTTCAAGAAATAAACATAGAGAGATTTCTTCCTATTACTACTAAAAATTTTAAAAAAAAAAAGTTAAGGTCATCCTACATTTTAGAACCCTATCAAAAAAAAATATTAAATTTTATAATTCCGAAATTTTTAAATGCAAAATTACTAAAAATTTTTTGGGAATCCACCACAGCAGAACATACTGCTCGTATGATATCTATGCATAAAGCTACAGAAAATGCATCTGATATTAAACATGATCTAATCTTAAATTATAATAAAGAAAGACAAACTACGATTACTAAAGAAATACTTGAAATTATTAGTGGATTAGAATCTTTAAATAAAAAAACATAA
- the atpF gene encoding F0F1 ATP synthase subunit B has protein sequence MDLVTPSIGLIFWHTIIFIILMLFLSKFAWKPIMNFIEQREEKIKVSVEKADQMKKKLKDIEDKKNRILKETHVKRDMILKEAIQIREKIKIKAKEEGMIEKIKIIEETKKNIQIEKEVEYHKFKKKIGNISILIAKKILKKELDQTDKQDKFIKELVDRLY, from the coding sequence ATGGATTTAGTAACTCCTTCTATTGGACTAATTTTTTGGCATACTATAATATTCATAATACTCATGCTTTTTCTTTCAAAATTTGCTTGGAAGCCAATAATGAATTTTATAGAACAAAGAGAGGAAAAAATTAAAGTTTCTGTTGAAAAAGCTGATCAAATGAAAAAAAAATTAAAAGATATAGAAGATAAAAAAAATAGAATTTTAAAGGAAACTCATGTGAAAAGAGACATGATCTTGAAAGAAGCAATTCAAATTAGAGAAAAAATAAAAATAAAAGCTAAAGAGGAAGGAATGATAGAAAAAATTAAAATTATAGAAGAAACAAAAAAAAATATTCAAATAGAAAAAGAAGTAGAATACCACAAGTTTAAGAAAAAAATAGGTAATATTTCTATTCTTATAGCCAAAAAAATATTAAAAAAAGAGTTAGATCAAACTGATAAACAAGATAAATTTATAAAAGAATTAGTAGATAGATTGTACTAA
- the atpH gene encoding ATP synthase F1 subunit delta: MFSNKKIIQHYARVFFEYSIMNMSNSRFFYHKIKKISFLLENNIDLNNILNTYLLNREKKIEIIKKIFYNFDIFIFQFIKLLILRKREPLLKKIFLEYQKIYEEDKKGFIKSIVISAYPLSKDTQEIIAYKIISNNKKKFNIINKIDKSIIGGFIFRVGYKEWNFSIKKQLLHIRKTFHNK; the protein is encoded by the coding sequence ATGTTTTCAAATAAAAAAATCATTCAACATTACGCTAGAGTTTTTTTTGAGTATTCTATTATGAATATGAGTAATAGTAGATTTTTTTATCATAAAATCAAAAAAATATCTTTTTTATTAGAAAATAATATAGATTTAAACAATATTTTAAATACTTATTTATTAAATAGAGAAAAAAAAATAGAAATTATCAAAAAAATATTTTATAATTTTGATATTTTTATTTTTCAATTTATTAAACTCTTAATTCTAAGAAAAAGAGAACCTCTTTTAAAAAAAATTTTTTTAGAATATCAAAAAATATACGAAGAAGATAAAAAAGGATTTATAAAATCTATTGTAATCTCTGCTTATCCTTTGAGTAAGGATACACAAGAAATAATTGCATATAAAATAATATCTAATAATAAAAAAAAATTTAATATCATTAATAAAATTGATAAATCTATTATTGGAGGTTTTATATTCCGTGTAGGATATAAAGAATGGAATTTTAGCATTAAAAAACAATTGTTACATATTAGAAAAACATTTCATAATAAATAA
- the atpE gene encoding ATP synthase F0 subunit C encodes MDIDLTYSGLAALGAGLAVIGAGLGIGKIGSSAMDAIARQPEASNKIQNAMIVAAALIEGAALFGIVTTLLAVFK; translated from the coding sequence ATGGATATAGATTTAACTTACTCAGGTTTAGCCGCTTTAGGAGCTGGTCTTGCAGTAATAGGAGCAGGATTAGGAATTGGAAAAATTGGAAGTTCCGCGATGGATGCTATTGCTAGACAACCTGAAGCTTCGAATAAAATACAGAATGCTATGATTGTAGCCGCTGCATTAATTGAAGGAGCAGCATTATTCGGAATAGTCACGACATTATTAGCTGTGTTTAAATAA
- a CDS encoding DnaJ C-terminal domain-containing protein, which translates to MMKKDYYEVLGVSRNASPEEIKKAYRKLAIKYHPDKNLDNKKKAEEKFKEAAEAYEVLSNPEKRQRYDKFGHSGVKGSGSGSEMNMEDIFANFGDIFADAFGEGFSSFGFGRSNIHKTIKGSDLRIRVKLSLEEIANGVEKKVKVKRLKVAKGIKFKNCPSCNGTGQIIRVTNTILGRMQTTSQCGICSGTGKIIENIPYGANKHGLIKEEELVNIKIPAGLTEGIQLKVSEKGNEAPFDGVSGDLIVLIEEIPHPKLKREGNNLHYDLYISFPDAILGALKEVPTINGKARIKIDPGTQSGKTLRLKNKGLPNIEGYGYGSLLIHVNVWTPKKINEEQRKFFEKMRKNENFLPHPGNSEKSFFDRVREMFS; encoded by the coding sequence ATGATGAAAAAAGATTATTACGAAGTATTAGGAGTTTCTAGAAACGCTTCTCCAGAAGAAATAAAAAAAGCTTATCGAAAACTAGCAATAAAATATCATCCAGATAAGAATTTAGATAATAAAAAAAAAGCGGAAGAAAAATTTAAAGAAGCAGCTGAAGCTTATGAAGTTTTAAGCAATCCAGAAAAAAGACAACGTTATGATAAATTTGGACATTCTGGAGTCAAAGGAAGCGGTTCAGGTTCAGAAATGAACATGGAGGATATTTTTGCAAATTTTGGAGATATTTTTGCTGATGCATTTGGAGAAGGTTTTTCTAGCTTTGGATTTGGAAGATCTAACATACATAAAACTATTAAAGGAAGTGATTTAAGAATCAGAGTAAAACTTTCATTAGAAGAAATAGCTAATGGAGTAGAAAAGAAAGTTAAAGTTAAGAGACTCAAAGTCGCTAAAGGGATCAAATTTAAAAATTGTCCATCTTGTAATGGAACTGGTCAAATAATACGAGTTACCAATACTATTTTAGGAAGAATGCAAACTACTTCTCAATGTGGGATATGTTCTGGTACTGGAAAAATTATTGAAAATATTCCTTATGGAGCTAATAAACATGGATTAATTAAAGAAGAAGAATTAGTAAATATTAAAATTCCCGCAGGTCTTACAGAAGGAATTCAATTGAAAGTTTCTGAAAAAGGGAATGAAGCTCCATTTGATGGAGTTTCTGGTGATTTGATTGTATTAATTGAGGAAATTCCTCATCCTAAATTAAAAAGAGAAGGGAACAATCTTCATTATGATTTATACATATCATTTCCAGATGCAATATTGGGGGCTTTAAAAGAAGTTCCTACTATTAATGGGAAAGCAAGAATAAAAATAGATCCAGGAACACAATCCGGAAAGACTCTTAGACTGAAAAACAAAGGATTACCTAATATTGAAGGATATGGATATGGGAGTCTTTTAATTCATGTGAATGTTTGGACTCCAAAAAAAATTAATGAAGAACAAAGAAAATTTTTTGAAAAAATGAGAAAAAATGAAAATTTTCTTCCTCATCCCGGAAATTCAGAAAAATCATTTTTTGATCGTGTAAGAGAAATGTTTTCTTAA
- the trpS gene encoding tryptophan--tRNA ligase has protein sequence MEKMLTGIRSTGTPHLGNILGVIIPSVSIANKNTKHSSFIFIADLHSMVQIENVKTISNNTYQIAAAWLAFGLNIDNCLFYRQSDVSLVTELAWYFNCFYPYQRLVLSHAFKNEMKKIDKGKISVGLFTYPILMAADILLYNAQIIPVGKDQLQHIEITRSIANFFNKKIGEKLFALPNAFLQKKNMFVIGTDGEKMSKSKKNCINIFSSDEVLKKQIMSIRTDSKSLEEKKNPETDYIMSLYSLIAPLEKIEIMKKKYLRGGYGYYEAKIALYEHIIHKFSSEREKFFYYLKNKSLLDHILALGAKKAKNIAYKRLNCIRKHLKFNSII, from the coding sequence ATGGAAAAAATGTTAACAGGAATTAGAAGCACAGGAACTCCTCATTTAGGAAATATTTTAGGAGTTATTATTCCGTCTGTATCCATAGCTAACAAAAACACAAAACATTCTTCATTTATATTTATAGCAGATTTACATTCTATGGTTCAAATAGAAAACGTAAAAACAATAAGTAATAATACTTATCAAATTGCAGCTGCATGGTTAGCTTTTGGTTTAAATATAGATAATTGTTTATTTTACAGACAATCCGATGTTTCATTAGTTACTGAATTAGCTTGGTATTTCAATTGTTTTTATCCATACCAAAGACTTGTATTGTCTCATGCTTTTAAAAATGAGATGAAAAAAATAGATAAAGGAAAAATAAGTGTAGGTTTATTTACTTATCCTATTTTAATGGCTGCTGATATTTTGCTTTATAACGCACAAATTATTCCAGTAGGAAAAGATCAATTACAACATATAGAAATTACTCGTAGTATAGCCAATTTTTTTAATAAAAAAATAGGTGAAAAATTATTTGCACTACCTAATGCTTTTTTACAAAAAAAAAATATGTTTGTGATAGGAACAGATGGAGAAAAAATGAGTAAATCTAAAAAGAATTGTATTAATATTTTTTCTTCAGATGAAGTTTTGAAAAAACAAATTATGAGTATTCGTACAGATAGTAAATCTTTAGAAGAAAAAAAAAATCCTGAAACTGATTATATCATGTCTTTATACAGTTTGATAGCTCCTTTGGAGAAAATAGAGATTATGAAAAAAAAATATCTCAGAGGAGGATATGGGTATTATGAGGCAAAAATTGCATTATACGAGCATATCATTCATAAATTTTCTTCGGAGAGAGAGAAATTTTTTTATTATTTGAAAAATAAATCTTTATTAGATCATATTTTAGCTTTAGGTGCTAAAAAAGCGAAAAATATAGCCTATAAAAGATTAAATTGCATTAGAAAACATTTGAAATTCAATTCTATAATTTGA
- a CDS encoding nucleotide exchange factor GrpE: protein MDININKKNTEKQSNPSNDISDGGSSSCQIEIHGPLKKEIKFFKEELEKEKDKFLRLFAEFENYKKRIQKERFDIFRNIHEQILIDLVPILDDFERGIKELKKYKEEHLVKGVFLIQEKLIKILKEKGLNKIKIKKGDDFNTDFHEAITQIPAVTENLKGKIIEIIEAGYILKEKVIRHAKVITGK from the coding sequence ATGGATATCAATATCAACAAAAAAAACACTGAAAAACAGTCAAACCCATCTAATGATATATCTGATGGAGGATCTTCCTCTTGTCAAATAGAAATACATGGGCCATTAAAAAAAGAAATTAAGTTTTTTAAAGAAGAATTAGAAAAAGAAAAAGATAAGTTTTTACGTCTTTTTGCAGAATTTGAGAATTATAAAAAACGAATTCAAAAAGAAAGATTTGATATTTTTAGAAATATTCATGAACAAATTCTTATAGATTTAGTTCCAATTTTAGATGATTTTGAACGAGGAATTAAAGAATTAAAAAAATATAAAGAAGAACATCTTGTAAAGGGAGTTTTTTTGATACAGGAAAAACTTATTAAAATTTTAAAAGAAAAAGGATTGAATAAAATTAAAATAAAAAAAGGAGATGATTTTAACACGGATTTTCATGAGGCTATAACACAAATTCCAGCTGTTACAGAAAATTTAAAAGGAAAGATTATAGAAATCATAGAAGCTGGATATATTCTAAAAGAAAAAGTGATACGACATGCTAAAGTTATTACCGGAAAATAA
- a CDS encoding trans-sulfuration enzyme family protein encodes MKEETKLIQNILSDPLTGAISTPIYQTSTYVQEAPGVHKGFDYTRTNNPTRKILENLITNLEYGYASLAFSSGLASVDAVLKLLEYEDEIVAVDDIYGGTFRLLNLYKKLGINTKFVDTTDAEKTISAISDRTKLVWLESPTNPTLKISDIEFISKQSKKKNPNILVVVDNTFASPAIQNPLKLGSDIVVHSATKYLAGHSDVLAGLITVRNTDLYEKLKYIQNATGGVLSPIDSWLTIRGSQTLYLRIKKQSQNAFQIASFLKNEKNYEIDKVYYPGLSHHKNHFIAVKQQRYFGGIVSFSLKKNTIESAKKVVTSTKVFKLAESLGGTKSLICHPATMTHKSTPLEVRINAGIEDSLIRLSLGIENVEDLIEDLDQALK; translated from the coding sequence ATGAAGGAAGAAACAAAGCTTATTCAAAACATTTTATCTGATCCTCTGACAGGAGCAATATCTACACCAATATACCAAACTTCAACTTACGTACAAGAAGCTCCTGGTGTTCATAAAGGATTTGATTATACTAGAACCAATAATCCTACGAGAAAAATACTAGAAAATTTAATAACTAATTTGGAATACGGCTATGCTAGTTTAGCATTTTCTTCTGGATTAGCATCTGTAGATGCTGTTTTAAAATTGCTAGAATATGAAGACGAAATAGTAGCAGTAGATGACATTTATGGAGGAACATTTCGTTTATTAAATTTGTATAAAAAATTAGGGATTAATACTAAATTTGTAGATACAACAGATGCGGAAAAAACTATTTCCGCTATTTCTGATCGTACAAAATTAGTTTGGCTGGAATCCCCTACCAATCCTACCTTAAAAATATCTGATATAGAATTTATTAGCAAACAATCTAAAAAAAAGAATCCAAATATTTTAGTTGTTGTAGATAATACTTTCGCTTCTCCCGCTATTCAAAATCCTTTGAAATTAGGATCAGATATAGTAGTTCATAGTGCTACTAAATATTTAGCAGGACATTCAGATGTGTTAGCTGGATTAATCACTGTAAGAAATACAGATTTATATGAAAAATTGAAATATATACAAAACGCAACTGGAGGAGTTCTATCTCCTATTGATTCTTGGTTAACTATAAGAGGAAGTCAAACATTATATTTACGTATCAAAAAACAATCTCAAAATGCATTTCAAATTGCTTCTTTTTTAAAAAATGAAAAAAATTATGAAATAGATAAAGTCTATTATCCTGGGTTATCTCATCATAAAAATCATTTTATTGCAGTAAAACAACAACGATATTTTGGAGGAATTGTATCTTTTAGTCTTAAAAAAAATACAATAGAATCAGCGAAAAAAGTAGTAACTTCCACGAAAGTATTTAAGTTAGCAGAAAGTTTGGGGGGGACAAAAAGTTTAATTTGTCATCCAGCAACTATGACTCATAAATCTACTCCTTTAGAAGTAAGAATTAATGCAGGAATAGAAGATTCTCTCATTCGTTTATCTCTTGGTATAGAAAATGTAGAAGATCTTATTGAGGACCTTGATCAAGCCTTAAAATAA
- the cysS gene encoding cysteine--tRNA ligase, translating to MKEKNFQDKNRNHLKIYNSLTGKKEFFQPINKEYVGIYVCGPTVYNHLHLGNCRTFISFDIVFRYLKHLGYKVRYVRNITDVGHLENENYDAEDKIYKKSRIEGLEPMEIVQKYTLSFHNLLKILNVLPPSIEPTATGHIIEQIDMIQELIKKKLAYEINGSVYFDLKEYRKLYPYGVISKNKIDKLSHNKLEFLDEKRGYQDFSLWKRAYDRHIMNWNSPWGKGFPGWHIECTTMSTKYLGDTFDIHGGGIDLKFPHHECELAQAIGVYDKSNFAHYWMHANMLTLNGKKMSKSTGNFLELKDVILDKICGKSFLPSIFRFYILQSHYRNVMNFSNKGLMDAEKGYHRIMKAIDILRNLETQTSKKTLKDNNIFNVYHWINICYQAINDDFNIPLLITYLFQASIYIISNSVHDIYHINLLKKYMIYFVFDILGIQEINHDEESSKTLKILVERLIKFRIKVRKEKNWIISDKIRQELSHIGISLHDEKTL from the coding sequence ATGAAGGAAAAAAATTTTCAAGATAAAAATCGAAATCATCTAAAAATATATAATTCATTAACAGGAAAAAAAGAATTTTTTCAGCCTATTAATAAGGAATACGTAGGAATTTATGTATGTGGCCCCACAGTTTATAACCACTTACATTTGGGGAATTGTAGAACTTTTATATCATTTGATATTGTTTTTCGTTATTTAAAACATTTGGGATATAAAGTTCGTTATGTGAGAAATATTACTGATGTTGGGCATTTAGAAAATGAAAATTACGATGCAGAAGATAAAATTTATAAAAAATCTCGCATAGAAGGCCTTGAACCTATGGAAATAGTTCAAAAATACACTCTTTCCTTTCACAATTTATTAAAGATTTTAAATGTATTACCTCCAAGCATCGAACCTACAGCAACAGGTCATATAATAGAACAAATAGATATGATTCAAGAATTAATTAAAAAAAAATTAGCATACGAAATAAATGGATCTGTATATTTTGATTTAAAAGAATATAGAAAATTATATCCTTATGGTGTGATTAGTAAAAATAAAATTGATAAACTTTCTCATAACAAATTAGAATTCTTGGATGAAAAACGTGGATATCAAGATTTTTCTCTTTGGAAAAGAGCTTATGATCGTCATATTATGAATTGGAATTCTCCATGGGGAAAGGGTTTTCCAGGGTGGCATATAGAATGTACTACTATGAGTACAAAATATTTAGGAGATACTTTTGATATCCATGGTGGAGGAATAGATCTAAAATTTCCTCATCATGAATGCGAATTAGCACAAGCGATAGGGGTTTATGATAAAAGTAATTTTGCACATTATTGGATGCATGCTAATATGTTAACTTTAAATGGAAAAAAAATGAGCAAATCTACAGGAAATTTTTTGGAATTAAAAGATGTTATTCTCGATAAAATTTGTGGAAAATCTTTTCTTCCTAGTATTTTTAGATTTTACATTTTACAATCTCATTATAGAAATGTTATGAATTTTTCCAATAAAGGACTTATGGATGCTGAAAAAGGATATCATCGAATAATGAAAGCAATAGATATATTAAGAAATTTGGAAACTCAAACATCCAAAAAAACATTAAAAGATAACAATATTTTTAATGTTTATCATTGGATAAATATTTGTTATCAAGCGATTAATGATGATTTTAATATTCCTTTATTAATTACTTACTTATTTCAAGCTTCTATATATATTATTAGTAATTCTGTTCATGATATATATCATATTAATCTATTAAAAAAATATATGATTTATTTTGTTTTTGATATTTTAGGAATTCAAGAAATCAATCATGATGAAGAAAGTTCTAAAACTTTAAAAATACTTGTAGAGAGATTAATCAAATTTCGTATAAAAGTAAGAAAAGAAAAAAATTGGATCATTTCAGATAAAATAAGACAAGAGCTTTCTCACATAGGAATTTCATTACATGATGAAAAAACATTATAA